A single Treponema primitia ZAS-1 DNA region contains:
- a CDS encoding ATP-binding protein produces MEMLIERRPYMQQLRELRDEHIIKVITGVRRCGKSTLLEMFADELRKTVTEEQIQFYNFEDPDIFAIGDYKQIYDHIKVKLVPGKMNYIFLDEVQNITTFERLVDGLFIKKNVDLYITGSNAYLLSGELATLLTGRYIEISSLPFSFNEYWQFNLNSQNLSKNESFRNLGNSPSNPPNLSKMELLGNFTYTGSIPQAVNLSFRNPQQADTLLKGILNTIIEKDIFTRREIYNKPTFQKIVDFLLDSIGSFVSPSSISNAFKSDGIIIDNKTVAQYLEYLASAFLFYKVPRYDIKGKNLLRTLDKYYVADTGFRKARLGKRLEEDRGHLLENVVYLELLRRNREVYVGKMRDKEVDFVVIDKEGYVSYYQVAYLVVDPATLERELAPLNAIKDSNPKYLLTTDIDFNPVYNGIRKLNVSEWLSEKN; encoded by the coding sequence ATGGAAATGTTGATTGAACGCAGGCCCTATATGCAGCAGTTACGGGAACTTAGGGATGAGCACATTATAAAGGTCATTACCGGAGTACGGCGCTGTGGTAAATCAACCTTATTGGAAATGTTCGCTGATGAATTGCGAAAAACTGTCACTGAAGAGCAAATTCAGTTTTATAACTTTGAAGATCCGGATATTTTTGCCATTGGTGATTACAAGCAAATATACGACCATATCAAAGTAAAGCTTGTCCCAGGAAAAATGAATTATATCTTTCTTGATGAAGTGCAAAACATTACAACCTTCGAGCGTCTTGTGGACGGCCTGTTTATCAAGAAAAATGTCGATCTTTATATCACTGGTTCCAACGCATATCTCCTTTCCGGAGAATTGGCAACCTTGCTGACAGGCCGATATATCGAAATCAGCTCTTTGCCCTTTTCATTTAATGAATATTGGCAATTTAACCTAAATTCCCAAAACTTGTCAAAAAATGAAAGTTTTAGGAATTTAGGGAATAGCCCATCAAATCCCCCAAATTTATCAAAAATGGAACTTTTGGGAAATTTTACCTATACCGGCAGTATTCCACAAGCGGTCAATTTGTCCTTTCGTAATCCTCAACAGGCGGATACCCTTCTTAAAGGAATTTTAAATACCATTATTGAGAAGGACATCTTTACGCGGCGTGAGATTTACAACAAGCCAACCTTCCAGAAAATAGTCGATTTTCTCCTGGATTCTATCGGGTCTTTTGTTTCACCCAGTTCAATTTCCAATGCTTTTAAGAGTGACGGTATTATAATAGACAATAAGACGGTCGCCCAATATTTGGAATATCTTGCTTCGGCGTTTCTTTTCTATAAAGTTCCGCGATACGATATTAAAGGAAAAAATCTTTTACGGACCCTGGACAAGTATTATGTTGCGGATACCGGCTTTCGCAAGGCTCGGCTTGGCAAAAGACTTGAGGAGGATCGCGGCCACTTGCTTGAAAATGTTGTATACCTTGAACTTCTCCGGCGGAACCGTGAAGTCTATGTCGGTAAAATGCGCGATAAAGAAGTTGATTTTGTGGTCATTGATAAGGAAGGGTATGTTTCTTACTATCAGGTTGCATATTTGGTAGTAGATCCGGCGACTTTGGAACGTGAGCTCGCGCCACTCAATGCCATTAAAGATTCCAATCCAAAATATTTGCTGACTACCGATATAGATTTTAATCCTGTATATAATGGTATTCGTAAATTAAATGTTTCCGAATGGCTATCGGAAAAGAATTGA
- a CDS encoding tyrosine-type recombinase/integrase encodes MRRFYLFPGKSGNYFAQIMDLNTGTVVVTRSTRTTNRDEAAIIAGEWLKNGFPVARVQAYRRTVEATGGLKNILQSIEKTSDLDPAAALQIADALRRRGLISFPVVKPGKGNRDFIEYLKEFWDWEKSPYIREKLNRGYKIGKRHALESGNRIARNWEPFFRGRTLDTITREDIKKFSLWLGETKNDKGEKYSANYLNAILIAGFTPLKWAAAEKIIPADPTDGLLRFSGTIKKRGVLTPQEAGELFSMPWKDERVRIANRLAATTGLRLGEVLALRESDLEPVKPILYVRHSWSIDGLKAPKTNEERRAILLPEIRAELLALLKDNPHQGGDRFIFYSARPDTPLSENMLVRGLHEAIEKLNENLKAENREQEKIDQKGRNIVFHSWRHYYSARMLDEAEAEEIMRTTGHKTKAVFDDYADHIEAENLEKMGKVAAKVFANIVKFERKGA; translated from the coding sequence ATGCGCCGGTTTTATCTTTTTCCAGGCAAGAGCGGAAACTATTTCGCTCAGATTATGGACCTGAATACGGGGACTGTCGTAGTTACCAGGTCAACACGGACAACTAACCGGGACGAGGCGGCAATCATAGCTGGGGAATGGCTCAAAAATGGCTTCCCGGTGGCCCGCGTACAGGCTTACCGCCGCACCGTGGAGGCTACTGGCGGGCTCAAAAACATCCTGCAATCCATCGAAAAGACCTCCGACCTTGACCCGGCGGCGGCGCTTCAAATTGCCGATGCCCTCCGCCGCAGGGGGCTTATCAGCTTCCCTGTAGTAAAGCCCGGAAAAGGAAACCGGGATTTTATCGAGTATCTCAAAGAATTCTGGGATTGGGAAAAATCCCCCTATATCCGGGAAAAGCTCAATCGGGGATATAAAATAGGCAAGCGCCATGCCCTGGAAAGCGGAAACCGCATAGCCCGAAACTGGGAACCCTTTTTTAGGGGCCGCACCCTGGACACTATTACCCGGGAAGATATAAAGAAATTTTCCCTCTGGCTGGGGGAAACCAAAAACGATAAAGGCGAAAAGTACTCCGCCAATTACCTAAACGCCATTTTGATTGCGGGGTTTACCCCGTTGAAGTGGGCAGCCGCTGAAAAGATAATCCCCGCAGATCCCACCGATGGGCTTTTGAGGTTTTCCGGGACTATCAAGAAGCGCGGCGTATTGACCCCGCAAGAAGCGGGGGAACTGTTCTCTATGCCCTGGAAAGACGAGCGGGTCCGCATTGCAAACCGTCTGGCAGCCACTACAGGGCTCAGGCTGGGGGAAGTGTTGGCCTTGCGGGAATCGGACCTTGAGCCGGTAAAGCCTATTTTGTATGTCCGCCATTCATGGAGTATAGACGGGCTAAAGGCTCCCAAAACTAACGAGGAACGCCGGGCAATCCTGCTGCCGGAAATCCGGGCGGAACTGCTGGCCCTCTTAAAAGACAACCCCCACCAGGGCGGGGATAGGTTTATTTTTTACAGCGCCCGCCCCGATACTCCCCTCAGTGAGAATATGCTTGTCCGGGGTTTACACGAAGCAATCGAAAAATTGAATGAGAATCTCAAAGCCGAAAACCGGGAACAGGAAAAAATCGACCAGAAAGGGCGGAATATCGTTTTCCACTCATGGCGGCATTATTACAGCGCCCGGATGCTGGACGAAGCTGAGGCCGAGGAGATTATGCGGACAACGGGGCATAAAACAAAGGCCGTTTTTGATGATTACGCGGATCACATTGAAGCCGAAAACCTTGAAAAAATGGGCAAAGTGGCCGCCAAGGTTTTTGCGAATATCGTCAAGTTTGAAAGGAAGGGGGCATAG
- a CDS encoding helicase-related protein translates to MPEAPPIREGQIVKSPLFNEPMKVETIREDGSGALTIGMVGTQTERFRRVTLTPEEIASLTILNEIYTYNGDGRLLRLGIQAYSLGIAYEFDPYFGLSISRVDPLPHQLEAVYDYLLKLPRVRFLLADDAGAGKTIMAGLLIRELELRGLAERILIVCPANLAFQWQRELKEKFETKFEVMKGSDIREQFGFNQWQEKKRVITSLDLAKREDILPGLQQTRWDLVIVDEAHRMSASDESHKSQRYRLGELLRDTTDHLLLLTATPHRGDPNNFTLFLQLLDTDAFADVKSIHQAMENRCAPFYLRRTKEAMVYFPEQKEDGTWAAKKIFTKRITRTVDFNIDGPEYELYKAVTNFVREQSVKAAAMGDTPRARAVGFLMALYQRRLASSTYAMRHSLENRARRLEEGLKHAQQLATQAPLDLPTEEELDEMEDIERERLEAILEAITIAGNETQIQEEIQKLKELALHAQEIENAGVEAKLSRLKDLLQTEGFFDHNDQRLLVFTEFKDTLNYLMSKFKEWGFSVGCIHGSMKPGSRDEAGTRLFTEQQFREGAIQILVATEAAGEGINLQVCNILFNYDIPWNPNRLEQRMGRIHRYGQRKDCLIFNFVATNTIEGRVLGTLLFKLQEIRNALDDDAVFNVVGEVLPSAHIERVLRDYYAGKLGDVDLEDRLLRNVDERQFRAICQNALEGLASKKLNLAMLVERRAKAQEHRVVPETISRFLFESSDYVKMPFKIVAGIPHTFDPGKTPSSLHRFEREDDWRLPALVNRYPRCSTDREIAEKHTLEWVTPGHPLFEAVRRHVSLSALDVFSQGTCFYSLNNEQATRIDFYRARVVDGLGQIIHERFFAVQLKKDEIPELCESSALGDFTPATIPDILPQVAFIPEADAFMQTNAYQPFLEEIRNERLLELKRIVSHVELSLNELIQKADEEIGKIAAEVEMKTPGSEGRLIMAENRHDELRTRRDRRREELERQRSLSLQGIERITSVLVLPHPDREDSEVRHLRQNLETEAIAMQIVIEYEKKRGCQVDDIHKKNLGYDITSLKPCSGELRLIEIKGIGASTGNILLTPNERHVAEDRPDCYWLYIVTNCDTDPVMQDPIQDPARFPWNEVKKVAHYTLAINAMTKPMEVHENPPHYGESK, encoded by the coding sequence ATGCCGGAAGCACCGCCCATTAGAGAAGGGCAAATAGTAAAAAGCCCCCTTTTTAACGAACCCATGAAGGTAGAGACCATCCGCGAAGATGGTTCAGGCGCTTTAACTATTGGTATGGTCGGCACCCAGACTGAACGGTTCCGTAGAGTTACGCTTACACCCGAAGAAATCGCCTCCCTTACTATTCTAAATGAGATCTATACCTATAATGGTGATGGTAGGCTCCTTCGTCTGGGAATCCAAGCCTACTCTCTTGGCATCGCCTATGAATTTGACCCTTATTTTGGCCTTTCCATATCCAGAGTAGACCCCCTTCCGCACCAGTTAGAAGCTGTTTACGATTACCTTCTAAAGTTGCCTCGTGTTCGTTTTCTTCTTGCCGACGATGCCGGGGCTGGCAAAACTATTATGGCGGGCCTTTTAATTCGGGAACTGGAACTGCGAGGCCTTGCCGAGCGTATTTTGATAGTTTGTCCAGCCAACCTTGCTTTCCAGTGGCAGCGGGAACTCAAAGAAAAATTTGAGACCAAATTCGAAGTGATGAAAGGCAGCGATATTCGCGAACAATTCGGCTTTAACCAATGGCAGGAGAAAAAAAGAGTCATCACTTCCCTTGACCTTGCTAAGCGGGAAGATATTCTTCCCGGTTTACAGCAAACCCGCTGGGATCTCGTTATTGTAGACGAAGCTCACCGTATGTCCGCTTCCGATGAATCCCATAAAAGTCAGCGTTACAGACTCGGTGAATTACTGAGGGATACCACAGATCATCTACTTTTATTAACCGCTACACCACACCGAGGCGATCCAAACAATTTTACGCTCTTTTTGCAATTGCTTGATACTGATGCTTTTGCCGATGTTAAGTCGATCCATCAGGCCATGGAAAATCGTTGTGCCCCGTTCTATTTGCGTCGTACAAAAGAAGCTATGGTCTATTTTCCTGAACAAAAAGAAGATGGTACTTGGGCGGCGAAAAAAATATTCACCAAGCGAATTACACGTACTGTTGATTTCAATATTGACGGCCCTGAGTACGAATTATACAAAGCGGTTACCAATTTTGTTCGAGAACAAAGTGTCAAAGCTGCCGCTATGGGTGATACTCCTCGCGCTCGTGCTGTAGGTTTCTTAATGGCCCTCTATCAACGCCGTCTTGCGTCCAGTACCTATGCTATGCGCCATTCTCTTGAAAACCGGGCTCGGCGTCTGGAAGAAGGTCTCAAACATGCTCAGCAACTGGCAACCCAGGCTCCTCTTGATTTGCCTACCGAAGAAGAACTCGATGAAATGGAAGATATTGAACGCGAACGCCTCGAAGCAATTCTTGAAGCTATAACAATTGCAGGGAATGAAACACAAATTCAAGAGGAAATACAAAAGTTAAAGGAACTTGCCCTTCATGCCCAAGAAATAGAAAATGCAGGAGTAGAAGCGAAACTGTCCCGTCTGAAAGATTTACTCCAAACAGAAGGTTTTTTTGATCATAACGACCAACGCCTTCTGGTGTTTACCGAATTCAAAGACACCCTCAATTACCTCATGTCAAAATTCAAAGAGTGGGGTTTTAGTGTTGGTTGTATACACGGCAGTATGAAACCCGGTTCCCGTGATGAAGCCGGTACACGCCTTTTTACTGAACAGCAATTCAGGGAAGGGGCAATACAAATCCTTGTAGCCACCGAAGCAGCCGGTGAAGGTATTAATCTTCAGGTTTGTAATATCCTTTTTAATTACGACATCCCCTGGAATCCCAACCGTCTTGAACAACGCATGGGGCGTATCCATCGTTATGGTCAACGTAAAGATTGCCTTATCTTCAATTTCGTGGCTACCAACACCATTGAAGGCAGAGTCCTTGGAACCCTGCTTTTCAAATTACAGGAAATCCGTAATGCTCTTGATGACGATGCGGTATTCAATGTGGTGGGTGAAGTTCTGCCTTCCGCCCATATTGAGCGGGTATTGCGCGATTATTATGCCGGAAAACTTGGTGATGTCGATCTTGAAGACAGATTGTTAAGAAATGTTGATGAACGGCAATTCCGCGCCATTTGCCAAAATGCTCTGGAAGGCCTTGCATCAAAAAAACTTAACCTCGCCATGCTGGTGGAACGCCGTGCAAAAGCCCAGGAACATCGAGTAGTGCCGGAAACCATATCCCGTTTTCTCTTTGAAAGTTCCGATTACGTGAAAATGCCTTTTAAAATTGTAGCCGGTATACCCCATACCTTTGACCCTGGAAAAACGCCTTCGTCCCTTCATCGTTTTGAGCGGGAAGACGATTGGCGGCTCCCTGCTCTGGTAAACAGGTATCCCCGCTGTTCAACTGACCGTGAAATAGCCGAGAAACATACCCTGGAATGGGTAACCCCTGGACATCCCCTTTTTGAGGCAGTTCGCCGCCATGTTTCTTTATCTGCCCTTGATGTCTTTAGCCAGGGTACCTGTTTCTATTCTTTGAATAACGAACAAGCTACCCGCATTGATTTTTACCGTGCCCGTGTAGTTGATGGCTTGGGACAGATTATTCATGAACGTTTCTTTGCTGTACAATTAAAAAAAGATGAAATTCCTGAACTTTGTGAAAGTAGCGCCTTAGGCGATTTTACTCCTGCAACGATTCCTGATATCTTACCCCAAGTAGCGTTTATCCCTGAAGCGGATGCCTTCATGCAGACTAATGCGTATCAGCCCTTTCTTGAAGAAATTCGCAATGAACGGCTTTTAGAGCTTAAGCGGATAGTTTCCCATGTTGAACTATCGCTAAACGAACTTATCCAAAAGGCCGATGAAGAAATTGGTAAAATTGCTGCCGAAGTTGAGATGAAAACACCAGGATCCGAAGGCCGCCTCATCATGGCCGAGAACCGCCATGATGAACTTCGTACCCGGCGTGATAGGCGCAGAGAGGAACTTGAAAGGCAACGTTCTCTTTCGCTCCAGGGTATAGAGCGCATTACCAGTGTTCTTGTACTGCCGCATCCTGACCGCGAAGACAGTGAAGTACGCCATCTACGTCAAAACCTTGAGACAGAAGCAATTGCTATGCAGATAGTAATAGAATATGAGAAAAAACGTGGTTGCCAAGTTGATGATATTCATAAGAAAAATCTTGGATACGACATTACCAGTCTTAAGCCCTGCTCCGGCGAGCTTCGTCTTATCGAAATAAAAGGCATTGGCGCGTCTACGGGAAATATCCTCTTAACCCCTAATGAACGTCATGTTGCCGAAGACCGTCCAGATTGCTATTGGCTCTATATAGTAACAAATTGCGATACAGACCCTGTAATGCAGGATCCGATACAAGACCCGGCGAGATTCCCTTGGAACGAAGTAAAAAAAGTCGCTCATTATAC
- the brxF gene encoding BREX-3 system P-loop-containing protein BrxF, whose amino-acid sequence MGTIIKISSFTKEILAKTNIPVVFCSPSPVTERLLHESKHRQVSLNLPLAKALTAQDENSRLLHVTDEVLKIVPSGGAPVYLTDYEMLFDPRYRLDVLRLFCDISRKVKLAVHWPGTFESNTLYYAEPGCPDYHTFNIQNFDILCVA is encoded by the coding sequence ATGGGCACAATAATCAAAATTTCCTCCTTCACCAAGGAAATCCTCGCAAAAACCAACATTCCGGTAGTTTTTTGTTCTCCCTCCCCGGTAACCGAACGGCTTTTACATGAAAGCAAACATCGGCAGGTCAGCTTGAATTTACCCCTTGCTAAGGCTCTTACCGCTCAAGACGAAAATTCCCGTCTTCTCCATGTGACCGATGAAGTCCTCAAAATCGTCCCCTCAGGTGGCGCCCCGGTGTACCTTACCGATTATGAAATGTTATTTGACCCACGCTACCGGCTGGATGTATTACGTCTTTTTTGTGATATATCCCGGAAAGTCAAATTGGCCGTTCATTGGCCCGGAACTTTTGAATCAAATACTTTGTATTACGCGGAACCGGGGTGCCCCGATTATCATACCTTCAACATCCAAAATTTTGATATTCTCTGCGTTGCATAA
- a CDS encoding DUF6079 family protein, with protein sequence MKYADLISFNPIESVLAIAEANDKSQASNLVKSYVMSDDMAEKLQINMLSQLKLEDVVDNKGVFLVGNYGTGKTHLMSVISAVANDADNLAFLQNKKFADYAKNIAGKFEVLRFELSAVKTSLRQIVLSRLQEDLKGRGLSFSFPKEDETISNKDVLKSAMELFSSKHPDKGYLIVIDEFLDFLGGKDDHAVRYDLGFMRELGEIVKETRLRIILGVQEKLYDNPNFSFVSQTINKIKDRFEQVVIRKEDTAYVVAESILKKTADQKAIIREHLQKFTSLYSNMDSRIEEYVDLFPIHPSYIDVFNKIYMIENRHILKNVSEIIRRNLDNILSDESTGVISFDSYWSFIKENNALHTDPNIKEVVDKSGKLEDILNRSFPKKLYKPLAVQIIFALSVHRLTTGDTSIRAGLTSENLRDDLCLYLPGMPDQTSDTLQSIVQTVLKDIMTTVSGQYIDSNPDNGQYYLELTKDIDYDEKINQRAAVLADDSLNNYYYDLIYSSLEWDIQEYVPGFKIYEHALNWQSHNIFRKGYLFLGTPVDRPTAQPPRDYYIYFIPPYGTSTWNNEKKDDEVFFFLKPNESFKNDLKLYAAALLNRDFADDKNKAQYQGKAEIFKKKLLHYFSENKNTGFEVIFKGEKKQPLEIIQAKYNKDSTFVQTIDLIATICLDGCFSTLYPLTPLYKTNITLKNLSDTVRSGIEYIAGRKTQIGAAFLDSFGLIDTDSVSIKNSKYAQYYLQKLEALPEDTVINFTDIYENISAEYIDKQFKISYDILPVVFLSLVYSGKAVLSLKNTIITASNIENLVKTPGADINEFKYLSRPKDVQLTELAHLFDVLGLQSALILNPATREKALDKLLAEAKVLTDKAVIAASKLNDNFELWGEPLSPSHIAAEYKISTKSVSDTLGNFHARFNTVAKLNNFTLSTGEIDKLAKDIGNVKIVGEYETLKAETYPNVLYMVNLESIDLGAAIRGEIEAAKEAFRKIRDAIPQSLDGITGAQQINETLSKVKEKYINLYFEEHKKKRLNNSDAKKKGDIIASPNLTALKQLRKISILSTSKLDTIEKELASLKVCYELTTDMLKTSHFCTKCNFMLGAQDLPIHGKLEELSDRIDTLLAEWNTTLLNTVSDPLVLEQKQYLSADQQKCIDDYIAAKKLPQTIDQFFVNAIIALLHGFEPVTIPAMDLIDKLDALGPCEVEKFKVEITGIINSYTEGKDKSKLRIVIKR encoded by the coding sequence ATGAAATACGCCGATTTAATCAGTTTTAATCCTATAGAGAGCGTCCTTGCAATAGCAGAGGCCAATGATAAATCTCAGGCTAGTAACTTAGTCAAAAGTTACGTCATGTCCGATGATATGGCCGAAAAATTACAAATCAACATGCTTTCTCAATTAAAACTGGAAGATGTGGTTGATAATAAAGGCGTGTTTCTGGTCGGTAACTATGGAACCGGTAAAACGCACCTTATGTCCGTTATTTCCGCAGTTGCCAACGATGCTGACAATCTGGCCTTTCTGCAAAATAAAAAATTTGCCGATTATGCAAAGAATATAGCCGGAAAATTTGAAGTTCTTCGCTTCGAGTTAAGCGCCGTTAAAACCTCCTTACGTCAAATAGTCCTGTCCCGGCTCCAGGAAGATTTAAAAGGACGAGGACTTTCTTTCTCTTTTCCCAAAGAAGATGAAACCATCAGCAATAAAGATGTTTTGAAATCCGCCATGGAATTGTTTTCATCTAAACATCCTGATAAGGGTTATTTAATCGTTATAGATGAATTCCTTGATTTTCTTGGCGGCAAAGATGATCATGCGGTCCGTTATGACCTTGGGTTTATGCGTGAACTTGGCGAGATAGTAAAAGAAACCCGCCTGCGGATCATTCTTGGGGTTCAGGAAAAACTGTATGATAACCCCAATTTCAGCTTTGTTTCTCAGACCATCAACAAAATTAAAGACCGCTTTGAACAGGTAGTCATCCGTAAAGAAGATACCGCCTATGTGGTAGCGGAAAGCATCTTGAAAAAGACCGCTGATCAAAAGGCAATTATCCGTGAACATTTGCAAAAATTTACTTCCCTTTATTCCAATATGGATAGCCGTATTGAGGAATATGTAGATTTATTTCCCATACACCCCTCTTATATCGATGTTTTTAATAAAATCTACATGATAGAAAACCGGCATATCCTAAAGAATGTCTCGGAAATTATACGCCGGAATCTGGACAATATACTGTCAGACGAAAGTACCGGAGTTATATCCTTTGACAGCTACTGGTCTTTCATAAAAGAGAACAATGCGCTTCATACCGATCCGAATATTAAGGAAGTGGTGGATAAAAGTGGAAAACTCGAAGACATATTAAACCGCTCTTTCCCCAAAAAATTGTACAAGCCCCTTGCAGTACAGATAATTTTCGCATTAAGTGTCCATCGTCTGACCACTGGCGATACCAGTATTCGCGCCGGTTTAACCAGTGAAAATCTGCGTGATGACCTGTGCCTGTATTTACCCGGAATGCCCGACCAGACTTCCGATACCCTGCAATCAATCGTTCAGACCGTCCTAAAAGACATTATGACCACCGTAAGCGGTCAATATATCGACAGTAATCCCGATAACGGTCAATACTACCTTGAGCTGACCAAGGATATTGACTATGATGAAAAAATTAATCAGCGGGCGGCTGTCCTTGCCGATGACAGTCTGAATAATTACTATTATGACCTTATCTATTCCTCTCTTGAGTGGGACATCCAGGAATATGTGCCTGGCTTTAAAATTTATGAGCATGCCCTTAATTGGCAGTCTCATAATATCTTCCGAAAGGGCTATCTTTTTCTAGGCACCCCCGTAGATCGACCAACCGCACAGCCACCCCGCGATTACTATATATACTTTATACCCCCCTATGGAACCTCCACTTGGAATAATGAAAAAAAGGATGATGAAGTATTTTTCTTTCTTAAACCAAACGAGAGCTTTAAGAATGATCTCAAACTATATGCGGCGGCATTATTAAACCGTGATTTTGCAGACGATAAAAACAAGGCGCAGTACCAGGGCAAAGCCGAAATCTTCAAGAAAAAATTATTGCACTATTTTAGTGAAAATAAAAATACCGGATTTGAAGTCATTTTTAAGGGAGAAAAGAAACAACCCCTTGAAATTATACAAGCCAAATACAATAAAGACAGTACCTTTGTGCAAACTATTGATCTTATTGCAACTATTTGTCTGGATGGATGCTTTTCCACCCTGTATCCGCTAACTCCTTTATACAAAACAAATATTACCCTTAAAAACCTCTCCGATACCGTCCGTTCCGGTATTGAATATATTGCCGGACGTAAAACACAAATAGGCGCCGCGTTTCTTGATAGCTTTGGATTAATTGATACCGATTCGGTATCAATTAAGAATTCAAAATACGCCCAGTATTATTTGCAGAAATTGGAAGCCCTTCCGGAGGACACAGTCATAAATTTTACTGATATATATGAAAATATTTCAGCCGAATATATCGATAAACAGTTTAAAATTAGTTATGATATATTGCCGGTTGTCTTCTTAAGTTTGGTCTATTCAGGGAAAGCGGTATTATCTCTTAAGAATACCATCATAACCGCTTCCAATATCGAAAATTTGGTAAAGACGCCCGGCGCCGATATTAACGAATTTAAATACCTCTCAAGGCCTAAAGATGTTCAACTAACTGAGCTTGCCCATCTTTTTGACGTATTAGGCTTACAGAGCGCTTTAATACTGAATCCAGCAACTCGGGAAAAAGCCCTGGATAAGTTATTGGCAGAAGCAAAAGTCTTGACCGATAAAGCAGTAATCGCTGCCAGCAAACTGAATGATAACTTTGAACTATGGGGTGAACCTCTGTCTCCGTCCCATATCGCCGCTGAGTACAAAATTTCGACAAAATCGGTTTCCGATACTTTGGGCAATTTTCACGCACGATTTAATACCGTAGCCAAACTCAATAATTTTACCCTTTCAACGGGCGAAATTGATAAACTTGCGAAAGATATAGGCAACGTAAAAATAGTCGGTGAATATGAAACCTTAAAGGCCGAAACCTATCCCAATGTACTTTACATGGTTAATCTTGAAAGCATCGACTTGGGCGCCGCCATACGGGGTGAAATTGAAGCGGCAAAAGAGGCGTTCAGGAAAATCCGTGATGCCATTCCGCAATCCTTGGATGGAATTACGGGAGCACAGCAAATAAACGAAACCTTATCCAAGGTTAAAGAAAAATATATCAACCTCTATTTTGAGGAACATAAAAAGAAGCGCCTTAACAACAGCGACGCAAAGAAAAAAGGCGATATTATCGCATCCCCTAATCTCACCGCGCTTAAACAGCTTAGGAAAATAAGTATCCTTTCTACTTCAAAACTGGATACCATCGAAAAAGAGCTTGCCAGTCTTAAAGTATGTTATGAACTTACCACCGACATGCTTAAAACAAGCCATTTTTGTACCAAATGTAATTTTATGCTGGGCGCCCAGGATTTGCCTATTCACGGTAAGTTGGAAGAATTAAGTGACCGTATCGATACACTTTTAGCTGAGTGGAATACCACATTGCTCAATACCGTTTCAGATCCCTTAGTGTTGGAACAAAAGCAATATCTTTCTGCGGATCAACAGAAATGTATTGATGATTACATAGCCGCCAAAAAATTGCCCCAGACTATCGATCAGTTTTTTGTCAATGCTATCATAGCCTTATTGCATGGTTTTGAGCCTGTCACTATTCCGGCAATGGACCTTATTGACAAACTGGATGCTCTTGGTCCCTGCGAAGTTGAAAAATTCAAGGTGGAAATTACTGGTATAATCAATTCCTATACCGAAGGTAAGGATAAGTCCAAACTGCGTATCGTGATAAAGAGGTAG
- a CDS encoding UPF0175 family protein: protein MQQAVISFSDDLLLSLNMSVGELVSSMRKEYATKMYQQGKLTLGQGAEFCEICLYDFTALLAVQYIPVINYEIEDLDRELESIGVI, encoded by the coding sequence ATGCAGCAGGCAGTCATATCGTTTTCCGATGATTTATTGCTCTCGTTAAATATGTCTGTGGGGGAGCTTGTTTCCTCCATGCGGAAAGAATACGCTACAAAGATGTATCAGCAGGGCAAGCTGACCCTTGGACAGGGGGCGGAGTTCTGCGAAATATGCCTCTATGACTTTACTGCTCTCCTTGCCGTTCAATATATTCCGGTTATCAATTATGAAATCGAAGATTTAGACCGGGAGCTTGAAAGCATCGGCGTGATATGA